CGCGAAGCCGAACTCTTTGATCGCAATTACGCCCGCCCCGGCGGACTATGGGATCCTGAGGAGGGGCAGGTCGAAGGAGGCGTCAACTATGGCGACGAGGAGGACCTATGACCGTCATCGTTCTTGAGCGCGTACCAGTTGGCGTGCGTGGCGAGCTGACGCGCTGGATGCTCGAAATTCATACCGGCGTTTTTGTAGGAAGTCTGTCAGCCAGAGTACGCGACCTGCTCTGGGACCAGGTCTGCGACCAGATGTGCGAAGGCGCAGGTTTTCTGGTCTACCAGACCAACAACGAACAGGGGTTTGCGCTGCGAAGTTGCGGGCGAACAGATCGGCGCCTGATCCAGGTCGAAGGGCTCTTTCTGGTAAAGATCCCGTCCTGACGCGGAATATGACTTCAGGGCTTGTTTTCGGAAGCTGATCGCGGTAGAATGAGCAATGTGCCAGGATTGTCCCCACGCCCGTGGGGGTGAACCGAGGAGTGGGCAAATGCCACAACTTCCGGCTGAATTGTCCCCACGCCCGTGGGGGTGAACCGTTTGACAGCGCTGAGTTTGGCGCGCCCCGGACATTGTCCCCACGCCCGTGGGGGTGAACCGGGGGCGACTATGGACTATCGGGACATCTGGTGATTGTCCCCACGCCCGTGGGGGTGAACCGTGCACCGTAATCCACGTCCTGCCTCCTAGTCGATTGTCCCCACGCCCGTGGGGGTGAACCGGAAT
The DNA window shown above is from Chloroflexaceae bacterium and carries:
- the cas2e gene encoding type I-E CRISPR-associated endoribonuclease Cas2e — translated: MTVIVLERVPVGVRGELTRWMLEIHTGVFVGSLSARVRDLLWDQVCDQMCEGAGFLVYQTNNEQGFALRSCGRTDRRLIQVEGLFLVKIPS